The nucleotide sequence CATCGTTTTTGCCGGAAGCCGGGAAAAAGAGTTTGTAGATAAAATAAAAGGATTGAGCTATGAAGAAATAGCCAAAAGGGGAGGGGGCATTTTAAATTCTGCAAAATTGATGGAAACGGCAAGTGAAGAAAGTTTGCTTGAGTCTGCATTTTTAAGACTCGGAGAGATTAAAGATATGGGAACCACATCAGTAGAAATAAAATCCGGTTATGGTTTGAGTTTAGAAAGTGAATTAAAGATGCTGAGAGTTATAAAAAAGCTAAAATCCATCAGCCCTGTGCAAATTAAATCTACTTTTTTAGGCGCACACGCTTTCCCAATGGAGTTTCGGGAAAAGAAAGATGCTTATGTTGATTTGATTATTGATAAAATGTTACCACAAATAGCAGATGAAGGGCTTGCTGATTATTGCGATGTGTTTTGTGACAGAGGGTTTTTCTCTGTTGAGCAGACAGATCGTATATTACAAGCAGCTGCTAAATATAATATGCCGCCAAAAATTCATGCAAATGAACTGGATTTTTCAGGGGGTATTCAGGTTGGGGTAAAAAATAATGCCCTTTCTGTCGATCATTTGGAGTGTGTTGGTGAGGAAGAAATAGCGGTGTTAAAAAACAGCAAAACGATGGCAACTTTACTGCCTTCAACGGCTTTTTATCTGGGAATGGAATATGCTCCGGCCCGAAAAATGATAGATTCGGGATTGCCCGTAGCCATTGCTTCTGATTATAATCCCGGCTCTTCTCCATCCGGAAATATGCCTTTTGTAGTTTCTCTTTCATGTATAAAAATGAAAATGCTCCCGGAAGAAGCTTTAAACGCGGCTACTATTAATGGAGCTTATGCAATGGGCTTTGAAAAAAATGCCGGAAGTATTACTAAAGGCAAAAGAGCTGACTTTTTTATCACAAAAAAGATTCCTTCTGTTGATTTTATACCCTATGCTTTTGGCAGCTCATTGATTGAGTCTGTTTTTATTGAAGGGCAATTGCAATAATAATGAACATTAAACATTTAAGAAGTTAAAAATACAAGATGGATAAAGCTGAAAAAATAAAGAAGTTCGATGCAGATGGGTTAGCATCCAATGATGCCTTATTTGGACTCCCGTTTAATTTTGATGAGTCTGAAATCATTATATTGCCTGTCCCCTGGGAAGTTACTGTCTCATATCGTGCGGGAACTGCTAATTCTGTAAAAGGAATTTTAAATGCTTCTTATCAGGTGGATTTGTATGATTCTGATTATCCGGATTCATGGAAAGCCGGGTTTTTCATGCTGGAGCCATCTGTTGAAATGTTGCGAAACAGTAATTTGCTGAGACCTAAGGCATTTGAGTTAATAAAATTTCAGGAAAAAGGAGGAGATGTAGATAGCCACCCTCAATTCTCTAATATTTTAAAAGAAATTAATGCAGCATCTGAGGAGATGAATAACTGGGTTTTTGAACAAACAAATAAGTTACTGAATAACGGAAAGAAGGTTGCTCTTTTGGGAGGCGACCACAGTACTCCATTAGGTTTCATAAAAGCTTTATCAACAAAGCATGAAAAATTCGGTGTTTTGCAATTTGATGCGCATGCTGATTTAAGACCGGCTTATGAAGGTTTTACCCACTCTCATGCTTCTATTTTTTATAATGCCCTTAAAATTGAAAATTTAGAAAAATTGGTGCAATTTGGTATTAGAGACTTGTCATCAGGTGAGGCAGATATTATACGCTCAAATCCGGATCGTATAAAGTGTTTTTATGACCGGGACGTAAAAAGGGATTTGTTTGCCGGTAAAAAGTATGAAGAAATAGTAGATGAAGTTGTAGAGGCCCTTCCGCAAAAAGTTTACATTTCCTTTGACATAGATGCTTTGGATCCAAAATTATGTCCAAATACAGGCACCCCGGTACCGGGAGGTTACGGTTTAGATGAAGCTTTTTATATTATTCAAAAAGTAAAAGCCTCTGGCCGGGAAATTATAGGCTTTGATTTGTCTGAAGTTGCATCTGAAAAACACGAATGGGACTGCATCGTAGGTGCCCGTACATTATTTAGGTTATGCAATGCATTAGCATAAGATTAATTAAATAATTCGGAGATAGTTTCCTTATCCAATTGCTTAATTGGATTGGAGCTTCCTGAGAAGTCGGCAGAAAGTAGTTTTTTATTAATCTGCATTTTTCTGATTTTCTCCTCAATAGAATCTTTAGTAATAAAGCGAAAAACCATTACTTTATTTTTTCTGCCAATTCTATGAGCTCTGTTTAACGCTTGCTCTTCAGCAGCCGGATTCCACCAGGGGTCTAACATTAATACATAATCTGCAGCGGTTAAGTTAAGTCCAACACCACCGGCTTTGAGACTAATGAAAAATAATTTTCGATTTTCTTCTTTTTGAAATTGTTCCACTTGCTTTTGACGGTCTTTGGTTGCGCCCGTTAGCCATGAAAATTCATAATTCCTCTCATTTGCAACTGCTTTGAAAAGTTCCAGGTGTTTTACAAACTGAGAGAAAATAAGCACTTTGTGGCCTTCCTGTGTCAAAGTGTCTAAAGTATCTATAACAGCATTGAACTTGCCGGAATCACCTTCATACTCACTAAAAGTCATTTGTGGGTGGTTTGCAATCAACCGAAGCTTATTCAAGCCTTCTAAAACGTGGAAGTTAAAATTCCCTGCTTTAGAATCATCACCGCTAATATTTGATAAAAGCATGTTTCTGTAGCGGGACTTTTCTTCCTCATACAATTCGTTTTGAGTTTCACTCATTTCACAAAAAATCACCTTTTCCGTCAATTCCGGTAAGTCTTTGGCTACTTCTTGTTTTTTTCGCCTCAATATGAAAGGCCGAATAATAGTTTGTAGTTTCTCCTTAGTAGACTGACAGTTTAGCTTTTCTATAGGGTAAATAAAACTTTCTTTAAAAGACTTAAAAGAGCCTAAGATACCCGGATTTACAAAACTCAACTGACTCCATAAATCCGATAGTCCATTTTCAACCGGGGTGCCGGTAATTGCGTACCTTCTTTTAGCTTTTAGCAGAGACAAACTCATGAAAATCTTCGCATTCGGATTTTTAAAATAATGGCTTTCGTCTGCGATTACCATATCAAAGGGATACTCTCTGAATAAATCTATATTATTTCTGAAAAGGCCATAGCTGGTTAAAATAAGGTTAAATTTTTTCCAATTGGAACTATTTTGCGTTTTTTTCGAACTGTTATAAATCGAATAGTTGATGTCCGGGCAAAACTTTTCTATTTCATCAACCCAGTTAAAAAGCAAAGAAGTAGGTAAAATTACTAAGGCAGTAAAGTGCTTTTTTTGTTGAATCGGTGTATCAAAAAGGGAAAGCTGTACGTTTGATTCATTTTCTACAGCAATAGTTTTTTTCTCATTATTTTCTGTAAGCTCTTGTTTTGTTTTCTTTATAAAAGCCAGCATTTGTATAGTTTTCCCAAGCCCCATATCGTCGGCAAGAATACCTCCGTGTTCATGTTTATGTAAATGACAAAGCCATTCATAACCTTTAAGTTGGTATGGCCTGAGCTTAGTTTGCCAATTAAGCGGAAGCTCCGTTTTTTCTATTTCAGCATTAAATATTTGTTTGGTTTTTTCTTTATCAAAGGTTAAAAAGTTACCGATTTTACTGTTTTGGTTGAACCATTGCAGATGAATATTTTTAATCAGAAACTCATCCTCATTTTTTTTGCCGAATCTATCTAAATCCTTAAATGCTGCCATCCACTCCTCCGGAATTAAGAAAACAGTAGAATCCGGCAATATATATTGTCTGTTATTGTCTTTTATGTGTCTTTTAAGCATGTAAAAAGGTATGTCAAATTTCCCTATTTGGATAGAGATTTGAACGTCAAACCAGTCCTCTTTTTTATGTTCGATTTTACTTTTAATTTGGGGTTTCCCGGTTTGGTAAATCATCCCATTCCAGTTGGCATCAATGCCTATTTCATTTTCATGTAAAAGGGTTTTATGATCTTGTAAAAATTCCAGATACTTATCGAGTAATTTTTCATTTTCTATGCTGAAATGGAAGTCATCTATTGTTTGTTGAAGACCGGTAGAAACGAGTAAATCAATAGCTTTTTGTTCTATAGGTTTATCTCTGTAGGTAAAGGTAAAACCATTTTTTACTACATTTTCATTTACTTCAACATTAAAATCTGATTTATGGCTATGATTAATTTTTAATTTATTATAAAAAATGTCAAGTTTCAACAAAGGGTTACCATTCCTGATGTCTTCGGTCAAAACCAGCTTAAACTCAGGTTTTGGATATTCTTTTTCAAGTGGAATGTTGATTAATTTACAAGGGAAAACTTTAAGGGTATTAGCAATATAAGTAGTATAATACTTCTCTTCATTTTCTATACCTATTTGTATGTATGGTTTTCTGAAAAAAGGAATCAGTTTTTTACCTTTTAAAGGTTTTTTTACCGGATAAATAGTCTCATTATGGAGCACATAACAGGGAGAATTATTTAAAAGCGTGACATTTTCGTGTAGTTTTACTTCTTCATTGTTCGTGATTTGAATGTAATAGCGAGTGTTTGCCGGTAATCTTTCAAAGTGAAAAACGATATCTAATTCCTGATTTGAAATGCTTTTGAGTTGTAAACCGGGATGCTGGTCCATTTTGTGTCTGTAACCGATTTTTTTATCTTTTAAGATAGTTAAAAGCCTATGCAAATTATTCCCAAAATAGTCTTCCAGTAATTCGGATGTAGCTGATTTTTCGGCTTTAATTTTTACGACCCATTCAATAGGATGCATTTTTACTTTTGGGGCAAATTTCTTGTGGAGGGATACCGGGTTTAGCAGTTCACAAATTTTCACACCTTCTTTAATGTATTCTGCTTCGTTTTCTACTTCATCAGGCATAGCTTTTTCATACTTGAAAGACATCTCATGCTCATCCAAATAGTTTATCCAAAAGGCTTCCGGCCAAATACCGAGATCGGGATGTTTTGACAAACAAAAAATTACAGAAGTTTTTTTCATTAACAGTTTTCTTATTCAACCTGCTAAAATGCAATTTTAGATTTAGATTTCATCACTCCGGCATGAAAAATTAATAACAATCGTTATATTTTTAAAAATACAGATTGAAAGCTTATGAAAAGCAAAGACTTAAATTTTCAATATTATGGGTAGTGCTGATTCAATAAGTCTTTTAACGGTTTTTCCGGGATTGGAGCTGAATTTCCCGTCATGCCTTTGGGCGATGATTCCGTTCAGACTGGTAGAATGGTGACCTAAGAGATTACTGACTCCTATAATCCCGGCAGTTTCCATTTCAAAATTTGTGATTTGACTTTTTTCAAACTTCCATTTAGTGAGCACTTCCAGAAAGTCTTCAGCAGCAGGTTTCGCTCTAAGAGAGCGCTGCTGAGGACCATAAAATCCGGTGCAGGTAGCTGTGACGCCTCTTACAAACTGATCCTCCGGAAAGGCTGAGATTAGCTTAGCCGAGGCCTCTCTAAAGTATGGTCTGAAAATTTGGTTATACTGATTTAAGTATTCGCTTAAATGTTTTTCTGTTTTCTCTTCAGTATCACTTTTGAGGTATTTATAGAAATGTAAAAGACCGTCTAATCCCAGACCACCGGTAGAAATAACAAATGAATCAAGGGGTATATTTTTTTGTAGTCCTCCTGAAGTTCCAATTCGGATGATATTTAAGGATTTTTTTATTTTTTTTTCTGTTCGTGTATTAAAGTCAATATTTACGAGAGCGTCTAACTCATTTAACACTATATCTATATTATCGGTACCGATACCGGTAGAAATTACGGTTAACCTTTTTCCGTTTAAAGTACCGGTATGAGTTACAAACTCTCTGTTTGCAGCCTTTATCTCGATTTTATCAAAATAATTAGTAATCATTTTCACTCTGTCGGGATCGCCAACCGTAATAATTGTGTCAGCAACATCATCAGGGTGTAAGTTTAAGTGATAAATCCTTCCATCCGGATTTATTATCAATTCTGCTTCTGGAATAACTCTTATCATTAGAAATTATGTTATATTTGTCGCAAATTTCGTAAATAAAATTTTAATTCCTATGAAACTATCTATTAATAAGATATTAGTACCGACAGATTTTTCTAAACTTTCTTTAGAGGCTCTTGAATATGCAGCTATTATGTGTAAACATTCTGATGCAGAAATATTGCTTTTACATGTTATTGAGTCTACAGATAACTATAAGCATTTGAATGAAGCGCTTAATATTAATGACGTGATGCAGGAGGCTCTAAATAAGAAGCTGCAACAGATTAAATCTGAAAATGTAAGTTTGCATGATATTGAGATTAAAGTAAGGATGACAGAAGGCAAAATTTATGAGCAAATCGAGAAAATCAGAGAAGAAGAATCTGCAGATTTAATTGTAATGGGAACCCATGGCGCATCCGGAATCACTAATATTCAAAGATACATTTTAGGTTCAAATGCCTATAGAGTTGTACATTTTTCTAACTGCCCGGTAATTGTTGTTAGGGGAGCTAAAGTGCCGGTAGATTTTAAAAAGATTGTAGTTCCTTTAGATACGACTAAGCAGACTACTCAAAAAGTGAATCAGGCAATTAAATTGGCAAAATCCTTTGATTCTGAAATTCATTTAATTTCTGTGTCAACATTTTTTGAGGAGTTTACGCATAATCTAAAGGAAATGAAAGATAAGCTTGAGGAAGCAGCTGAAATAGTTGATAAGGCAGGAATACCTGTGAAAATAAAGATGATCAGGCATGATAATATCGCTAATTCAGTAATTGACTATGCTGAAAATGCAAATGCTGATTTAATACTTATAATGGTAAGGGCGGAAAAGAAAAAAAATGATGTTGCCATTGGTTCCAGTGCAAGAAAAATTATTACCGGAAGTAAAGTACCGGTTTATACACTGCGCCCGGAATAAAATTGAAATCAAATGAAAATTATAAAGCACTCTTGTTATTCAAGGGTGCTTTTTTTTATTATAATATTGGTTGGATAATTTTTTAAAAACAAATAGTTAAGCTAAGCATCATCCTTTTTATTAACAAAATACATTGCAACCTTTCCTTTTCCTTTTACTTCAATTTCACCTCGATATTCACAATTGAAATGTTCTTTTATCAACTTATAGGTAGTTTCAGAAATGTTCACTTTGCCGGTCTCTCCATTACTTTCCATTCGGGCAGCGGTATTTACCGTATCTCCCCATATATCATATTGGAATTTTTTTATGCCGACTATCCCGGCAACAACAGCTCCTGTATGTAAACCCACTCTGGCTTTTAGTGGCTGATTGCCTTTAATTTCCTGTTTTATATTAAATTGATTCAGAAATAATTGAATTTCAATAGCAGCATTTATCATATTGACAGCATGGTTTTCTATGTTTCCATGCATTCCTCCAGCCGCCATATAAGCATCCCCGACTGTTTTAATTTTTTCTATTTCGTATTTTTCCATTATTCTGTCAAAAGCACTAAAACACTCATTAACTATTTCAACTAACTGATGAGGTTTGAGTTGTTCAGAAACTTTTGTAAAACCAATAAAATCTGTAAATAATACGGTAACCTGATTATACTGCTTTGCAACTGCGTAACCCTTTTCTTTGAGTTCATTTGCAGTTTCTGCCGGAAGGATATTTAAAAGTAAATCTTCACTTCTATTGCGTTCTTTAGTTATTTTATTTCGTTGAACAAAGAATAAGCCTGCAAGTAAAATTGTCATGCTAAGACCGGTTAGAGATGCTATAATTTGAAAGTTTTTTCTGCGCATTTCTTCAAAAACCAAAGCTTCTCTTTTTTCCTGTTCCGATTCAATTAAAGCTTTTTTCTTATCATATTCATGTTCTACATTCATTCGAATGGCTTCTCGCTGATTTTCAATGTTTGCAATACTATCCCGCATTTCTATGAAAAGAAGGTGCATTTCAAAGGCATCTTTATATTGCGCCATCTTATGGTATACAGCTGACAGACTTTGGGATGCATTTCGTAAACTTTCTACATTTTCAATCTCCAATGCTATGTCCATAGACTTTTTAGCATACCTAAGCGCTGAAGGTAAATCTCCGGTATGAATAAACAAATTGCTTAAAGAATTAAATGCTTTTGCTATTCCAGACTTCATGCTTACGTTCGTATATCTTAATAAAGCTTCTTTATAATACTTTTCAGCCTGAATGTAGTTACCATCTTTTAGGTACAGGCTACCTAACTTTTCACTGTTAGCAGCAATTGCATCATCTAATTTTTCAGCTTTTGAAATCGATAAAGACTCATAAAAATTTTTAAGGGCATTTTCATAGTCTCCCATTTTTTTAAAGAGGTCTCCGATAAAATAATAAGATATAACTATACCTCTAAAGTTTTTGATTTCTGAGTTTATCTCTTTTGCCTGTCGGTAAAATTTCATAGCAGCATCATAATCGCCCTGTTCGGTATGTATATTTGCGATATTAATTAGATTTGTAGCTATACCTCCTTTATCGCCTAATTCTTCATTTATTCTGAGAGCGCTGTAAAAATTTTCCAATGCTTTGATTGAATTTCCCTGATCCAGATATATATTGCCAATGTTTAACAGATTTGATGACATTCCGCGTTTTCTGTCGTGTTCTTTATTTAACGCATAAGCCCGGTAGTAGTAATCCAATGCTTTTGTATTATCCCCTTTGAAACTACTTAATACCCCTAAGGTTATTAAAGCATCAGCCTGATATCTAATTACATTCTTTTCTGTAGAATAATCCAGGAGTTTATTGGCAAGTATGTAAGCACTGTCAGCATTCTTAAAAGCTAATCCATCCCAAGCAACTGTTTTTAGCGCATTTAATCGGACAGTGTCACTTAGAGTTTCATCATCCCAAATTGATAACAAGGAATCTATATTGATATTAGCCTTTAATGGATTGATAAAGGATAAAAGAATAAAGAGATTAAAAAGAATATAAAATTTAGTTAAACACATTTATATTAAGATTAGTAATTTCTTGATTGCTTATCCTTAAGATTAAACACAATTGACAAATATAGAATATAATTTGAAAAAAGAGAATTTACATCAGTTCGTTTGAAAATATTTGTTCTTTAAAGCTATAAAATTCCCGTAAATATTTAAACTGAACTGAATTTCTATTTTTTATTTAATTCAAAACATGTGATTATTTAATTGCTGAAATTTAAAGTAGTTTACTAAGAATCAATTTTGATTTCTTTCAAGCTTAAAATTTTTAAATCGTTTGATTCGATCCACATTAATTCGGTGTACTCCGGCATCTAATAGTGTTTCCCAGACTTTTTTTCTATTTGTAGCTCCCCAAAATCTGAGTTCAACTCCAATTGAATCAGCTTGTACTACTATTTCCCTTAATAGGGTTAATTCGCTTTCAGGCATACTTGCCCTAATACCTCTCCAATTAAAAAGACTTCTGTAGGCGGCACTAATTCTGGGTACTTCATGAATATTATAGTCGCTGTTTAAATCAGCTAACCTACCGTCAATTGCAGCAAATCTGGGATTGTCTGAAAGTATCTGTTCATAATTTCTTCTACCGGAAATTAAGATGGTAACCGCATTTTTTTTGGTACTTTCCGGAGTAAATTCGGTCAGCATAAACCGGTATTTATCAAACAAAACTTTAAGGCTGTCATAAGTTTCTTCGGCATCAGATTTTACATCAATCATGAGAATAAATCCTTTAGGTCCATTTTTAAACACACTGCCATTATTTTTTCTCACTTTTTCAGCCAAAGGTTTAAAGTACATATCTTCTAATGAGCGCATTCTCAATGCCCCGATACCGGTATGTGCTACGACTAATTGACCTTTTCGCAAAAATACGTCAGCTTCTACACTGCCAAAACCTTTTTCTAGGGCAGCTTCTAAAGGCTTGCACTTATTATAATCATTGTGTACATGACCTACATCAAATAATAGAGGAGACTGAGCAGACAAGGAAAAATGAAGAAAAAAGAAAAAAATGAATACAACTGAAGGCTTACTTAACTGCATTAAAAATCAAAACTACTTTGTTTTTTAATCTTGAAAAAGTTTTTTAACCGAATCAGAAATGCTAAGGACAAATACACTATGAGTGGGGAACCAATGGTTATAAATGAAGTGTAAATAAAAAATAAACGAATCCAGTTACTTGGGATACCTATCTTTTCACCTAAATAGCTGCATACACCGAAGGCGTTTACCTCTATAAAGTTCTTTAATTTATTCATTTTGACAGATTTTTCTGATGATAAATTCAGTATTAAAAGAATTGAATTTTCGTACTTATTTATTATAAAGTTAAACAGTTTTCATTAAATGTGAATTTTTTTCCTCTTTTTTTATTTGTTTTGAAAGTGACTTCTCAACTTTGAGACTCAAGTATTTTAATACCAATGTTACATTTAAGACATTGTTTCGGAGTGCAATAATATTTTTTTAATTCTATAAGTGCCTGACTTTCTAATGCATTTTTAGCTTTTATTCCATTTTCCAGCCATGTTTTTGTAATTGAGTTGTTTTCTGCCGGAATGTTTTCAAGCCATGAAAGAGCTTTATCTTTTAAACTTTCTTTTCCCCTGAAGCTCCCGTATAAAAACATAAAAGGAATCACAACATTTATCAGAATAGAGTTAGCGGTATGTTTACCTAGTTTTTTTTCTTTTTTTCTTGAAGTTTTATTAAAAACATAATGTGTATTCCAGTATTCTGAAGCCGAAACATTGAGAATTTGTCTGGCTACCTTAGGAGAGCTGGCCATCAATAAAGTGTGAAACAGTCGTGGAGAGTGATGATATAAACTACAAAGCTGGGCTATCCGAATGGTAGGAAAATTTCCCGGTCTCAGCCTTAAAAATTGCCATATTTTATTTTCTATAGGTTTAAGATCTTCGGTTTTTTTATAATGAAAATATTCCGCTTTTAATGCTTTTATATAGTCATCGTCAGATTCTATCGTATTTAACATTCCTGACTGTCCAAAAAGCAGACTTTCGAGATGATGAATGCTGTTTTGTTTTTTTTGAAATGTATTATAGGAAATACTTTTGATAAGCAACTCCATTGGTAAACTATTTACCGGCCCTCCTAAATATTTTGATAGAAAAATAAGGAAAACATATTCCCAGTCATTTTTTTCTTTCTGTAAAACATCCTGAATTTCTTTTGTTTTATCTTCAAGTCTTTCGACTATCATCCTGTCCAGGCACTGATCAATAATAAACCTGTCAATATCCGGCAAAAAACTGTGGCAGGGTATTTTAGCTTTTGCCTGCTGCAACAATTTGTATTGTCTTAAAATGCCCAAATCAAGCAGAGGTGAAATGTTCAATGCGGGAACCTTCGTGCCATCTTCACGGAATATGACTTTATCATTTTTAGCAACTACATGTAAAATCACATTGTTGTATTTTTTGTCAAGATGGTGTCCATGAGCATACCAGTCAGAAGCTTTGATATGGATTTCTACATTTCCAGCCCAGGAAGTCTCGTCCAGCATTATGCGCGCATCTAAAAAATCCGGTCCGCCGTCATAATTATGAAAACCTGATTTAGTGATTAGCAGCTTTTGTCCGTCATCTGTTTGTAAATTGACAGGGTTAAATTTTTTATACTTCCATACAAAATGCAAAAAATCCTCTTTCATATCCGGTTTGCTTCTGGTTAAAGAATACTAAAACAGGATAAAAATAAAAATATATATGAATAAAGTAAAATTTAAAGAAAAAACTTGTTAAAATTTTTCGAAAAAAGGAGACATTTGACTTTGATAGTTTTTTGCCGAAAGGGCTGCTTTTTCAGCAAAACCCTTATCTGATGAGGCAAAAATAATTCCTCTGGATACATTTACCAGCATACCTGCATTTTCTTTGTTTGTAAATGGAATTAAATCTTCAATTTTGCCGCCTTGAGTGCCGACACCCGGAATTAATAAAAAATGGTTTGGGCTAATTGATCTTATTTTTTCAAGATACTCCTTTTGAGTAGCACCGACAACAAACATACATTTATCCGGAGTGAAGCGGGAGGCCATTTTAGATAAGAAAAGCTCATACATTTTACCGGAGTGCATATCTGTTTTTTGAAAATCTTCACTACCCGGATTTGATGTCAAAGCAAGAGGGATTATCCATTTATCAGTATAAGCCAAAAAGGGTTCAAAAGTCTCTAAACCCATATAAGGGTGAAGAGTTATCGCATCAAAATTCATTTGTTCAAAAAAAGTTTTTGCATATTGAGCAGCTGTGTTACCAATATCTCCTCTTTTTGCATCGGCAATTTTGAAAACATCATCGGGCAGATAAGCAACGGTTTTTTGCATTACATTCCAGCCTTCAGCGCCCATAGCTTCGTAAAAAGCCGTATTGATTTTATAAGAAACCGCATAAGGAAGGGTTGCGTCTATGATTGCTTTATTAAACTCCAGCATACCTTCTGCATTTGCTTTCAGGTGATGTGGTAATTTTGTGACATCAGTATCTAAACCGACACATAAAAAACTCTTTTTATTGAAAATTGCAGCTTTTAGTGTTTGTAAGTTCATTTTTTTCTTTTTAGGAACAGTATTTGTTCATTGTAAAGCGAAACCTAAGATTGTATTTTGTAAAAATAACTTTAAGAACAATTATCTTTGAAAGTATTCTTATTGCCGAAAATTAATTTTATGCCAAAACTAAACACCTTTTTTCAATCATTCATGCTTTTCGGTATGATGTTTTTTA is from Chitinophagaceae bacterium and encodes:
- a CDS encoding imidazolonepropionase, which encodes MSDLLLKNIAFLGGVDTEGKSIRKGAEMKDFTVIENAFLLVSKGKIIDFGKMENAPERATRVVDASGKTVLPGWCDSHTHIVFAGSREKEFVDKIKGLSYEEIAKRGGGILNSAKLMETASEESLLESAFLRLGEIKDMGTTSVEIKSGYGLSLESELKMLRVIKKLKSISPVQIKSTFLGAHAFPMEFREKKDAYVDLIIDKMLPQIADEGLADYCDVFCDRGFFSVEQTDRILQAAAKYNMPPKIHANELDFSGGIQVGVKNNALSVDHLECVGEEEIAVLKNSKTMATLLPSTAFYLGMEYAPARKMIDSGLPVAIASDYNPGSSPSGNMPFVVSLSCIKMKMLPEEALNAATINGAYAMGFEKNAGSITKGKRADFFITKKIPSVDFIPYAFGSSLIESVFIEGQLQ
- a CDS encoding agmatinase; the protein is MDKAEKIKKFDADGLASNDALFGLPFNFDESEIIILPVPWEVTVSYRAGTANSVKGILNASYQVDLYDSDYPDSWKAGFFMLEPSVEMLRNSNLLRPKAFELIKFQEKGGDVDSHPQFSNILKEINAASEEMNNWVFEQTNKLLNNGKKVALLGGDHSTPLGFIKALSTKHEKFGVLQFDAHADLRPAYEGFTHSHASIFYNALKIENLEKLVQFGIRDLSSGEADIIRSNPDRIKCFYDRDVKRDLFAGKKYEEIVDEVVEALPQKVYISFDIDALDPKLCPNTGTPVPGGYGLDEAFYIIQKVKASGREIIGFDLSEVASEKHEWDCIVGARTLFRLCNALA
- a CDS encoding phosphorylase — protein: MIRVIPEAELIINPDGRIYHLNLHPDDVADTIITVGDPDRVKMITNYFDKIEIKAANREFVTHTGTLNGKRLTVISTGIGTDNIDIVLNELDALVNIDFNTRTEKKIKKSLNIIRIGTSGGLQKNIPLDSFVISTGGLGLDGLLHFYKYLKSDTEEKTEKHLSEYLNQYNQIFRPYFREASAKLISAFPEDQFVRGVTATCTGFYGPQQRSLRAKPAAEDFLEVLTKWKFEKSQITNFEMETAGIIGVSNLLGHHSTSLNGIIAQRHDGKFSSNPGKTVKRLIESALPIILKI
- a CDS encoding universal stress protein, with the translated sequence MKLSINKILVPTDFSKLSLEALEYAAIMCKHSDAEILLLHVIESTDNYKHLNEALNINDVMQEALNKKLQQIKSENVSLHDIEIKVRMTEGKIYEQIEKIREEESADLIVMGTHGASGITNIQRYILGSNAYRVVHFSNCPVIVVRGAKVPVDFKKIVVPLDTTKQTTQKVNQAIKLAKSFDSEIHLISVSTFFEEFTHNLKEMKDKLEEAAEIVDKAGIPVKIKMIRHDNIANSVIDYAENANADLILIMVRAEKKKNDVAIGSSARKIITGSKVPVYTLRPE
- a CDS encoding PspC domain-containing protein, coding for MNKLKNFIEVNAFGVCSYLGEKIGIPSNWIRLFFIYTSFITIGSPLIVYLSLAFLIRLKNFFKIKKQSSFDF
- a CDS encoding DUF2851 family protein, whose amino-acid sequence is MKEDFLHFVWKYKKFNPVNLQTDDGQKLLITKSGFHNYDGGPDFLDARIMLDETSWAGNVEIHIKASDWYAHGHHLDKKYNNVILHVVAKNDKVIFREDGTKVPALNISPLLDLGILRQYKLLQQAKAKIPCHSFLPDIDRFIIDQCLDRMIVERLEDKTKEIQDVLQKEKNDWEYVFLIFLSKYLGGPVNSLPMELLIKSISYNTFQKKQNSIHHLESLLFGQSGMLNTIESDDDYIKALKAEYFHYKKTEDLKPIENKIWQFLRLRPGNFPTIRIAQLCSLYHHSPRLFHTLLMASSPKVARQILNVSASEYWNTHYVFNKTSRKKEKKLGKHTANSILINVVIPFMFLYGSFRGKESLKDKALSWLENIPAENNSITKTWLENGIKAKNALESQALIELKKYYCTPKQCLKCNIGIKILESQS
- the pyrF gene encoding orotidine-5'-phosphate decarboxylase, giving the protein MNLQTLKAAIFNKKSFLCVGLDTDVTKLPHHLKANAEGMLEFNKAIIDATLPYAVSYKINTAFYEAMGAEGWNVMQKTVAYLPDDVFKIADAKRGDIGNTAAQYAKTFFEQMNFDAITLHPYMGLETFEPFLAYTDKWIIPLALTSNPGSEDFQKTDMHSGKMYELFLSKMASRFTPDKCMFVVGATQKEYLEKIRSISPNHFLLIPGVGTQGGKIEDLIPFTNKENAGMLVNVSRGIIFASSDKGFAEKAALSAKNYQSQMSPFFEKF